The following coding sequences are from one Paenibacillus stellifer window:
- a CDS encoding S-layer homology domain-containing protein: MFTKPRFHKVFAIVLISMLLLGVLTPGGLQRVHAADGGGTVTSPEFNGDGTVTVSTYSPKSEMYINGNFTNWSTFKPMSLTGTVLVDGVQQNVFSYNLSTQDFNNTGGVVQYKYIPQASWSGDYTDFLNASPKVSGNSAVYFLKLALNQKQLQPGQSTPAEAFRYLSDGNKADLTGSVNWTSSEPAFVTVSNGTVLVAPNAPLGTVTITGVYQGVSATATLEVVESLPVPKVKSVADLTDLNDRLMIGQPTPEITGEVEVEDITNGAGKGNNLIAQLGYRFETDPDYTWVNAVYKDDVGNSDRFSAQFTPDRAGKWYYAMRFSLDNGLTWDQKILGYKVNKFFDEQTIVKPFDVMLTWTQDAKTTQTITWKTESNVSESYVQYAEKSNEGSFPGVNTSVMAEGKGYKTQYVNVSASVHTATLAGLKPGTAYVYRVGTGTNWSDTATFTTEASIAAPFQFLIFGDSQSGRQEESDYAKWGETVNAAYQANPEAKFIINNGDLVEKGSYEHWHKWFEGAEGVIENIPEMPVTGNHEYYSTYGVNEQADNFKMQFNLPQNGPDRLKGLVYSYDYGDVHISVLNSQNTEANTDQTEKMGDILAEQAAWLDQDLMSTDKKWKIVFYHKASYYSRSSRAADAEKVKLAFQPVIDKYHVDLVFGAHDHTITRTYPINNNNFVDNTTKGTVYYITGRSGNKNYSDPFKQVWDAYYKNDTDDTNYLTVNVNGDKLTVKAIEKNGNVLDEYTIDKTSGTPSVELPNIPIAKAENLSALSNEQNAGTKTDDITAEVNSQNVTNYTGRGVHIQAQLGYKLSEDTQYTWVDAVYAQDNGNNDVYRANFVPDKAGNWEYVMRFSGDGGNTWTSTEAKTVKAISSNTGEEGPGPALLTGLSVDQGTISPAFSSSVFNYRVDVANTVSSLGIFLNTGDSSPVLSVTGATYASVTGSVYEYHAANLAVGPNPIEIKLSNENGSTNSYTLIVNRAQSSNADLSRLTLSNATISPVFGAGITSYSASVANGVASTSVTATASDSNATITVNNTAVVIGQASESIALSVGSNVITIAVKAQDGTTKSYTVTVTREAAPSSVSGGQPTATAPTTPTTPTTGTKPEPAKINPFQSKVINVEAVIQAIRESIAATKNTSISFSDIAQHWSRNEIVLAVKLRIINGYQNGTFRPDASVTRAEFAAMVCRAFGLEAGQGSASFRDTTTNWASDYIRTLAEKGIINGYSDGSFRPNAAISRAEIVTILARVLDLGQLATGNSASFTDVGNDHWAKNVIGEAYKAQLIQGVTPSAFKPDNQATRAEAITVLLRALKSDSSIKELIEGM; this comes from the coding sequence TTGTTTACAAAGCCAAGGTTTCACAAAGTATTTGCAATCGTTTTGATCAGCATGTTGTTGTTAGGTGTATTGACGCCGGGAGGACTTCAGAGAGTCCACGCTGCCGATGGCGGCGGAACCGTAACCAGCCCGGAGTTTAACGGAGATGGAACGGTTACCGTGAGCACCTATTCCCCCAAGAGCGAGATGTATATCAATGGTAATTTTACGAATTGGAGCACATTTAAGCCCATGTCCTTAACGGGCACTGTCTTGGTAGACGGCGTGCAACAGAACGTATTCTCCTACAACCTGAGTACTCAGGACTTCAATAATACAGGAGGAGTCGTTCAGTACAAATACATTCCGCAGGCTTCCTGGTCGGGAGATTATACTGACTTCTTGAATGCCAGCCCGAAGGTTAGCGGAAACTCTGCGGTCTATTTTTTGAAGCTTGCCCTTAATCAGAAGCAACTGCAACCGGGTCAAAGCACACCGGCTGAGGCATTTCGCTACTTGTCAGACGGAAATAAAGCCGATTTAACTGGTTCTGTAAATTGGACAAGCAGTGAGCCGGCTTTTGTTACAGTCTCGAATGGAACTGTCCTGGTTGCCCCTAACGCTCCACTGGGAACGGTGACCATTACCGGTGTTTATCAAGGGGTTAGCGCGACAGCTACCCTTGAAGTTGTTGAATCATTGCCTGTTCCGAAAGTAAAATCAGTAGCCGACCTGACGGATTTAAATGACCGGCTGATGATTGGTCAACCGACTCCGGAGATCACAGGTGAGGTTGAGGTCGAGGATATCACGAACGGTGCCGGCAAGGGGAATAACCTTATCGCCCAACTGGGATATCGTTTCGAAACAGATCCGGATTATACATGGGTAAATGCGGTTTATAAAGACGATGTTGGCAACAGTGACCGGTTCAGCGCACAGTTTACTCCTGATCGTGCAGGCAAGTGGTATTATGCCATGCGCTTTTCGTTGGACAACGGCTTAACATGGGATCAGAAAATATTGGGCTACAAGGTTAATAAGTTCTTTGACGAACAGACTATTGTCAAACCGTTCGACGTTATGCTGACTTGGACTCAAGACGCGAAAACTACCCAGACCATTACCTGGAAAACCGAGTCGAATGTTAGTGAAAGCTACGTCCAGTATGCCGAGAAGTCCAACGAAGGGTCTTTCCCTGGTGTGAACACCTCGGTGATGGCGGAAGGAAAAGGGTACAAAACGCAATATGTAAACGTTAGTGCAAGTGTGCATACCGCTACACTGGCGGGTCTGAAGCCGGGTACAGCTTATGTATACCGGGTTGGAACGGGTACGAATTGGAGCGATACCGCCACCTTTACAACAGAGGCTTCTATTGCCGCGCCATTTCAATTTCTGATCTTTGGTGATAGTCAAAGCGGAAGACAAGAAGAGTCGGATTATGCGAAATGGGGAGAAACGGTTAACGCGGCTTATCAAGCGAATCCAGAAGCCAAGTTTATTATTAATAACGGTGACCTGGTGGAAAAAGGAAGCTATGAGCATTGGCATAAATGGTTTGAAGGAGCAGAAGGTGTAATCGAGAACATTCCCGAGATGCCTGTCACGGGGAATCATGAATATTACTCCACCTATGGTGTGAATGAACAGGCGGATAATTTCAAGATGCAATTCAATCTCCCTCAGAACGGTCCAGATCGCTTGAAGGGCCTGGTCTATTCTTATGACTATGGCGATGTGCATATCTCCGTACTGAACTCGCAGAATACAGAAGCTAACACAGACCAGACCGAGAAAATGGGTGACATTCTTGCGGAACAAGCGGCTTGGCTGGACCAAGACTTGATGAGCACGGATAAGAAGTGGAAAATCGTATTCTATCATAAGGCATCCTACTACAGCAGAAGCAGTCGTGCAGCCGATGCGGAGAAAGTAAAATTGGCGTTCCAGCCGGTAATCGACAAATATCATGTGGATCTGGTATTCGGCGCCCATGACCATACCATTACAAGAACTTATCCGATTAACAATAATAACTTTGTTGACAATACGACCAAGGGTACCGTGTACTATATAACCGGTCGCTCGGGCAATAAAAACTACAGTGATCCGTTTAAACAGGTATGGGATGCGTATTACAAAAACGATACGGATGACACCAACTATCTTACGGTGAATGTGAACGGAGATAAGCTGACGGTTAAAGCAATTGAGAAGAATGGTAACGTGCTTGACGAGTACACCATTGATAAAACGTCCGGAACTCCAAGCGTAGAATTGCCAAATATTCCGATCGCAAAAGCAGAGAACTTGTCTGCACTGTCGAATGAACAAAATGCAGGTACTAAAACCGACGACATTACGGCAGAAGTGAATTCACAGAATGTGACGAATTATACGGGACGCGGAGTTCATATTCAAGCGCAATTAGGATACAAGCTCAGCGAAGACACTCAATATACTTGGGTGGACGCCGTTTACGCTCAGGACAATGGCAACAACGACGTCTACCGAGCTAATTTCGTTCCGGATAAAGCCGGTAATTGGGAATATGTAATGAGGTTCTCAGGAGATGGCGGCAACACCTGGACAAGTACAGAAGCCAAGACAGTCAAGGCAATCTCCAGCAATACCGGAGAGGAAGGTCCGGGACCGGCACTCTTGACCGGATTGTCGGTGGATCAAGGAACGATATCTCCGGCATTCTCTTCATCGGTATTCAACTATCGTGTTGATGTAGCGAATACCGTTTCCAGTCTCGGGATCTTCTTGAATACAGGAGACTCCAGTCCGGTTCTGTCGGTTACGGGTGCAACATATGCCTCGGTGACTGGCAGCGTGTACGAATATCACGCTGCGAATCTGGCTGTCGGTCCGAATCCAATCGAGATTAAGCTGTCGAATGAGAACGGCTCGACGAATTCCTATACGCTGATAGTGAACCGTGCCCAGAGCAGCAATGCAGATTTGAGCAGACTTACGCTGTCGAACGCCACAATTAGTCCAGTCTTCGGAGCCGGGATTACATCGTACAGCGCCAGCGTTGCGAACGGGGTCGCCAGCACCAGTGTAACGGCTACTGCATCTGACAGCAATGCGACGATTACAGTAAATAATACAGCGGTTGTAATCGGTCAGGCCAGCGAATCAATCGCCCTGAGCGTTGGAAGCAACGTGATTACGATTGCAGTAAAAGCGCAGGATGGCACAACGAAGAGCTACACGGTAACGGTGACCCGGGAAGCTGCACCTAGTTCGGTAAGCGGCGGACAACCAACCGCGACGGCTCCGACTACACCGACGACACCAACGACAGGCACAAAGCCGGAACCTGCCAAGATTAATCCCTTCCAGAGCAAGGTGATTAACGTGGAAGCTGTAATTCAAGCCATCAGGGAATCGATTGCCGCCACGAAGAATACGAGCATTTCGTTCAGCGATATCGCGCAGCATTGGAGCCGCAATGAAATTGTTCTGGCCGTGAAGCTGCGTATCATCAACGGTTACCAGAATGGAACGTTCCGCCCCGATGCTTCCGTAACAAGAGCAGAGTTCGCAGCTATGGTATGTCGTGCTTTCGGACTGGAAGCAGGCCAGGGTTCGGCGTCGTTCCGCGATACGACAACGAATTGGGCTTCCGACTACATCCGGACATTGGCTGAAAAGGGGATTATTAACGGTTATTCCGACGGAAGCTTTAGACCGAATGCAGCAATTTCCCGTGCAGAGATCGTTACGATCTTGGCCCGAGTTCTTGATCTTGGCCAACTGGCAACCGGTAATTCGGCTTCTTTCACCGATGTCGGCAACGATCATTGGGCTAAGAATGTCATTGGGGAAGCCTACAAGGCCCAATTGATTCAAGGGGTAACCCCCTCTGCATTCAAGCCTGATAACCAGGCCACACGCGCTGAAGCCATAACCGTCCTGCTGCGCGCATTAAAGAGCGACAGCTCCATTAAGGAACTTATTGAAGGAATGTAA
- a CDS encoding ABC transporter ATP-binding protein, with translation MKLDIVNATCGYNGTEIVRNITFSVQTGDMVCLLGPNGAGKTTLFKSILGFLPLIQGEILLDGQNMTSLPPRVLAKSVSYVPQAHTPPFAYKVLDVVLMGRTAHIGMLSSPSSKDKELAARMLDDLRISHLAGKDYTQISGGERQLVLIARALAQEPKLLIMDEPTANLDFGNQVRVLEEVQRLSRKGLGILMTSHSPDHAFLCSTKVALMISNQGFLFGEAADVVTEQNLKAAYGVEVRLTEVKDSLGRTIQTCVPLLNQSI, from the coding sequence ATGAAACTCGATATCGTGAATGCAACCTGCGGCTATAATGGAACGGAAATTGTCCGGAATATTACCTTTTCGGTGCAGACCGGAGATATGGTCTGTCTGCTCGGACCGAACGGTGCGGGCAAGACAACCCTGTTCAAGAGCATTCTGGGCTTCCTGCCGCTGATCCAGGGAGAAATCCTGCTGGACGGGCAGAACATGACTTCCTTGCCGCCCCGTGTTCTCGCCAAAAGTGTCAGCTATGTGCCTCAGGCCCATACACCGCCTTTTGCCTATAAAGTGCTGGATGTCGTCCTGATGGGCAGAACCGCCCACATTGGAATGCTGTCCTCTCCGTCGAGCAAAGATAAGGAACTGGCCGCGCGGATGCTGGATGATCTTCGCATTTCTCATCTGGCGGGCAAAGACTATACGCAGATCAGCGGGGGAGAACGGCAGCTTGTTCTGATCGCAAGAGCCCTCGCCCAGGAGCCCAAGCTGCTCATTATGGACGAGCCCACCGCCAATCTGGATTTTGGCAATCAAGTACGTGTATTGGAGGAAGTTCAGAGGCTGTCCCGTAAGGGGCTGGGAATCCTGATGACCTCCCACTCCCCCGACCACGCATTTCTGTGCTCAACCAAAGTCGCGCTTATGATTTCAAATCAAGGCTTTCTCTTCGGCGAAGCGGCGGATGTGGTGACGGAACAAAATCTGAAAGCAGCCTATGGGGTAGAGGTTAGATTGACCGAGGTGAAAGACTCACTCGGACGCACGATCCAGACATGCGTGCCTCTGCTCAATCAATCAATATAG
- a CDS encoding MATE family efflux transporter, whose amino-acid sequence MKQGFLDKYFSGEAIDYRQVIALFIPVLIDQIFVVGLNLINTAMISSAGVAAISAVNMIDSINIFLISVFIAVSTGGTVVVAQYKGSGNDAMVSKATAGTVSSVSLLAFVIGLFGIVFHGPLLNILFGAAEPDVMSNARVYLIGSSISYLGIAVVEAVCGAMRGIGRTRASLVLSLIMNLVYVALNLVFINLMHMGIHGMVLSINIARYLAAFCALFYLLRMDSTLRIQLRDIIAVNLSMLKRIMFIGLPFAAEQMFFNGGKILTQIFIVSMGTYAIAINAIAASFAGVMQIPANALSITIITVVGQCMGRGDVKDAKKFVKSFVGVSSLSFVVMGLLVLPFFLPILSLFHPPAEIVDDIFLIVLINTIAQVPLWSISFIVPSALRAAGDSKFTSLVSMLSMWLFRIVLGYLLGIVFNMGILGVWLAMDCEWAIRGGIFFKRFLGQKWYRHRVI is encoded by the coding sequence GTGAAACAAGGATTCCTGGACAAATATTTCTCCGGCGAAGCGATCGATTACCGGCAGGTCATCGCGCTTTTTATTCCGGTTCTGATCGACCAGATCTTTGTAGTAGGGCTTAACCTGATCAATACGGCCATGATCAGCTCGGCGGGCGTTGCGGCAATCAGCGCGGTCAATATGATCGATTCGATTAATATTTTTCTGATCAGCGTGTTCATTGCAGTGTCGACCGGCGGTACTGTGGTGGTAGCTCAATATAAAGGCAGCGGCAACGATGCCATGGTCTCCAAGGCGACTGCCGGAACCGTGTCCTCCGTGTCCCTGCTCGCGTTCGTCATCGGCTTGTTCGGCATTGTGTTTCATGGTCCGCTGCTGAATATTCTGTTCGGGGCGGCGGAGCCGGATGTCATGTCCAACGCTCGCGTATACCTGATCGGAAGCAGCATCTCCTATCTTGGCATTGCGGTTGTGGAGGCGGTCTGCGGCGCGATGCGGGGCATCGGCCGGACCCGGGCGTCGCTCGTGCTGTCGCTGATCATGAATCTGGTGTATGTAGCGCTTAACCTGGTCTTTATTAACCTGATGCATATGGGCATTCACGGCATGGTTCTTTCCATTAATATTGCCCGCTATTTGGCGGCCTTCTGTGCACTCTTCTATTTGCTCCGGATGGACAGCACCCTGCGGATCCAGCTCCGGGACATTATCGCCGTCAATCTGTCCATGCTCAAGCGGATCATGTTCATCGGGCTGCCGTTCGCCGCAGAGCAGATGTTCTTCAATGGAGGCAAAATCCTGACCCAAATCTTTATCGTCAGCATGGGCACGTACGCCATTGCCATCAATGCGATAGCCGCTTCTTTCGCGGGGGTCATGCAGATTCCGGCCAATGCGCTGTCCATTACGATCATTACGGTGGTCGGCCAATGCATGGGACGGGGAGATGTCAAGGATGCGAAGAAGTTCGTCAAATCCTTTGTCGGGGTGTCCTCGCTTTCCTTTGTGGTCATGGGGCTGCTCGTTCTTCCGTTCTTTCTTCCAATTCTGTCCCTGTTCCACCCGCCCGCCGAAATTGTGGATGACATCTTCCTGATTGTGCTGATCAATACGATTGCGCAGGTTCCGCTCTGGTCCATCAGCTTCATCGTGCCTTCCGCACTCCGGGCGGCTGGGGACTCCAAGTTCACGTCGTTAGTCTCCATGCTGTCCATGTGGCTGTTCCGCATCGTGCTCGGCTACCTGCTCGGCATCGTGTTCAATATGGGGATTCTCGGCGTATGGCTCGCGATGGATTGTGAATGGGCGATCAGGGGCGGTATTTTCTTCAAACGGTTCCTTGGTCAAAAATGGTACAGACACCGCGTTATCTAA
- a CDS encoding ArsC/Spx/MgsR family protein, which translates to MAHIIFYTKTGCRGGIRQKELLQSFGHTVEERSLLDETWTPETLLPYLDGLAVEEWFNPNAPAVKEGRVIPGALPPEETLLQLCGDPILIKRPLMNIEGRLVAGFDADQIKSSGLGEVPQGYQTGCQMNDQAGACSS; encoded by the coding sequence GTGGCGCATATTATTTTCTATACCAAAACGGGATGCCGGGGAGGCATTCGGCAGAAAGAACTGCTCCAAAGCTTCGGGCATACGGTGGAGGAGCGTTCTCTGCTGGACGAGACATGGACTCCGGAGACGCTGCTGCCTTATTTGGACGGGCTGGCTGTGGAGGAATGGTTCAATCCGAACGCTCCTGCCGTCAAGGAAGGCCGGGTGATTCCGGGAGCCCTGCCGCCGGAGGAGACGCTCCTGCAGCTGTGCGGCGATCCGATTCTGATCAAGCGTCCGCTGATGAATATCGAAGGGCGGCTCGTGGCCGGCTTTGATGCTGATCAGATCAAGTCGTCGGGACTAGGTGAGGTGCCCCAGGGCTATCAGACCGGCTGCCAGATGAACGATCAGGCCGGAGCTTGTTCTTCCTGA